One segment of Anatilimnocola aggregata DNA contains the following:
- a CDS encoding DUF1552 domain-containing protein, with amino-acid sequence MHIKLQRPSLPRRTFLQGAGITLALPWLDIMSRTSSSLTHAGTIAENERPKRSVFCFFGLGINGRDFTPAQTGRDYELTPILKPLAAHKQDFTVISGLKLTHSGGHTGDRTFLTGTNTRSAGAKFRVSCDQELAEAVGRETRFPSLILGIRRGTGFGGNQDQTLSWTSAGTPLPCENRPHILFDQLFRPDTADTIAQREAEFIRRTSVLDSLREEARRLSTTLGSDDQHKLEEYLTGIRDLERRMQDEKEWLRRPKPNVASLDFGKEQGLDPDKAGLEYRRYQRLMFDTIALALQTDSTRVVSYLARMDGQDGTGSYRDMGNPYNYHEMTHHGEDPDKLKWFTQADIWYMEEWSYFLSKLKGIKEGDGSLLDHTLVAYGSSGGAINAHHNHHLPTMLAGGAKLGIKHQGHIVKDDVRLGNLWATMFDRMQVPAPKNFQGGEADGLISELV; translated from the coding sequence GTGCATATCAAACTTCAGCGACCGTCGCTGCCGCGCCGCACTTTCCTGCAAGGTGCCGGCATCACGCTGGCACTCCCGTGGCTCGATATCATGAGCCGCACCTCCAGTTCGCTCACGCACGCCGGCACCATCGCCGAGAACGAACGGCCGAAGCGCTCGGTATTTTGCTTCTTTGGCCTGGGTATCAATGGCCGCGACTTCACTCCCGCCCAAACGGGACGCGATTACGAACTGACCCCCATCCTTAAACCGCTGGCGGCTCACAAGCAGGACTTCACCGTCATCTCGGGGCTCAAGCTCACGCATTCGGGCGGCCACACGGGCGATCGCACGTTTCTCACCGGCACCAACACCCGCAGCGCCGGTGCCAAGTTCCGCGTCTCGTGCGATCAGGAACTGGCTGAAGCTGTCGGGCGCGAGACGCGCTTTCCTTCGCTCATCCTCGGCATTCGCCGCGGCACCGGCTTCGGCGGCAATCAAGATCAAACGCTCTCCTGGACCTCAGCGGGCACACCGCTGCCGTGCGAGAACCGGCCGCACATTCTCTTCGATCAACTCTTCCGCCCCGACACGGCCGATACCATTGCCCAGCGCGAAGCCGAGTTCATTCGCCGCACCAGCGTGCTCGATTCGCTGCGCGAAGAGGCGCGCCGCCTGAGCACCACGCTCGGTAGCGACGATCAACATAAGCTCGAAGAATACCTCACCGGCATTCGCGACCTCGAACGCCGCATGCAGGACGAGAAAGAGTGGCTCCGCCGCCCCAAGCCCAATGTCGCCTCGCTCGACTTCGGCAAAGAACAAGGCCTCGACCCCGACAAGGCCGGCCTCGAGTATCGCCGCTATCAACGGCTGATGTTCGATACCATCGCCCTCGCACTACAAACCGACAGCACCCGCGTCGTCTCCTACCTGGCACGCATGGATGGGCAAGATGGCACCGGCTCGTACCGCGACATGGGCAATCCCTACAACTACCACGAGATGACCCACCACGGCGAAGACCCCGACAAGCTCAAGTGGTTCACGCAGGCCGACATTTGGTACATGGAAGAATGGTCGTACTTCCTGAGCAAGCTGAAGGGGATCAAAGAAGGGGACGGCTCGCTGCTCGATCACACGCTAGTCGCCTACGGCAGCAGCGGCGGTGCGATCAACGCCCATCACAATCACCACCTCCCCACCATGCTCGCCGGTGGGGCCAAGCTGGGCATCAAACACCAAGGGCACATCGTCAAAGACGACGTGCGACTCGGCAACCTCTGGGCCACCATGTTCGACCGGATGCAAGTTCCCGCGCCGAAGAATTTTCAAGGTGGCGAAGCCGACGGACTCATTAGTGAACTGGTGTAG
- a CDS encoding DUF262 domain-containing protein: MNVPVPPIFLNEDEYGKYSVIDGKQRLQAISSLFLDKLRLSGLEVFSDINGKTFDELPEELKTVLRVPPTIRAVIILRQSDSDVKFEVFKRLNTGGVKLNAQEIRNSTYPGPLNDLILKLSEDPRFHAALGIKAKHKSRMHQEMRDAELVLRYFAFRTKWNTFTGGVMRQMDRFMAIKPAPTETELKSLEKEFLDTLEAVSKVFGPNAFQRWQTDRSAWRKQVLASLFDAEMLAMRSFRKKDLNAAKSTIIAEFKKLFDSDEFRKSVDAATNTPSYLKYRVSAVETLLKEALGK, encoded by the coding sequence ATGAACGTCCCAGTGCCCCCGATTTTTCTGAACGAAGATGAATACGGCAAATATAGTGTGATCGACGGAAAGCAGCGACTTCAGGCTATATCATCCCTGTTTCTTGACAAACTGCGACTTTCTGGCCTCGAAGTATTTTCGGACATTAACGGCAAGACATTTGATGAACTACCAGAAGAATTGAAGACGGTTCTTAGAGTACCCCCCACTATTCGCGCCGTCATTATACTACGACAATCCGATAGTGATGTGAAATTCGAGGTCTTTAAACGGCTGAATACTGGCGGAGTTAAACTGAACGCCCAGGAAATTCGCAATAGCACCTACCCTGGACCGTTAAATGACCTGATCTTGAAGCTTTCAGAAGATCCACGGTTTCACGCAGCACTTGGAATTAAGGCGAAACACAAATCGCGTATGCATCAAGAAATGCGCGACGCTGAATTGGTTCTGCGATATTTCGCCTTCCGAACAAAATGGAATACTTTTACAGGCGGAGTCATGCGACAAATGGACAGGTTCATGGCGATTAAGCCTGCGCCAACTGAAACTGAGCTAAAGAGTCTAGAAAAGGAATTCCTAGATACACTTGAGGCGGTATCGAAGGTTTTTGGTCCAAATGCATTCCAGCGATGGCAAACCGATCGTAGCGCATGGCGAAAGCAAGTCCTTGCGTCGCTGTTTGACGCGGAAATGCTCGCCATGCGGTCATTCCGCAAGAAAGATCTAAACGCGGCAAAGTCGACAATAATTGCTGAATTTAAGAAGCTTTTCGATAGCGATGAGTTTCGAAAGTCAGTCGATGCTGCCACAAACACACCGAGCTACTTGAAATACCGTGTAAGCGCAGTTGAAACACTGCTAAAAGAGGCTCTTGGAAAATAG
- a CDS encoding DUF1592 domain-containing protein, translated as MPLSIRALSVCCWLSLCLAAVDIAAAQQPSAKQAVAAPRGYDDVAQPFIKQYCLNCHGTAAKAGYRIDLIGTDFSAASVADHWKELIDRVNVGEMPPKESPQPSAQETAAFVTWVNEQLRQVDLAAKKAGGRIPLRRLNRDEYANTVRDLLLLDDKIVRPLIEDLPSDGQAEGFDRLGVALFFDQTQIERSLGVAEKIVARAIVTAPPKENSLVNRFEFEHKRPPPEMVEVFPAFAHTIPRGAKDRFVHADHIEIIQGGPTYKREYDGWGAIEHFAISKVVTQDGYYRFRINAKMDNRGRTEQNKFRLLYATDSPIFVEKEVPVDPSGVTEVVLFLRGPVNGEVKGPQVFRLLWNHNDKAVIREPNYMKLVSQWTGLRGKTEQAAARRAPQSELDELKQQRSELEQKLNAWTGPANIYNPEMDIDKLPRLLLESIEITGPVQKEWPPASHKQLFFAGDERQDAAYAREIFTRFLPRAYRRPVTAAEVEAVVDVVEDAQSTSKLPFAAAMRVGLQRVLCSPSFLFIHEPSAGETTRRPLNDYELASRLSYFVWSSMPDEPLLALAAQGKLREPAVVQAQLQRLLADPKAEQFVRNFGGQWLSVREYGSVQPAAEYRDYDSPLKSAAEQEPLAFFAEVLAHNLPITNFIDSDFLVINDRLARHYGIDDVAGSEFRRVAIKPEHHRGGVLGMAGLMTYLADGTRTLPMRRGSWVLRELFNDPPNSPPPNAGEIQPNTAGKNLTVRQRLDLHRTDAVCASCHAKLDPYGLALENYDAIGKWRERFNGEGFRGRDAPLLDVSGELVSGAKFTTLEEYKAILLQQQDRFARAFTVKMLTYALGRPVGYTDHEVVDSLTAALKQDDYRIHRLLQEIVRSEPFLTK; from the coding sequence ATGCCTCTCTCGATCCGGGCATTGTCCGTCTGCTGCTGGCTAAGCCTCTGTTTGGCTGCAGTGGATATTGCCGCTGCCCAACAACCCTCAGCAAAACAGGCCGTCGCCGCGCCCCGGGGATACGACGACGTCGCTCAGCCTTTCATCAAGCAGTACTGCCTGAACTGTCACGGCACCGCGGCCAAGGCTGGCTACCGGATCGATCTCATCGGGACCGATTTTTCGGCTGCTTCGGTGGCTGATCATTGGAAGGAACTGATCGACCGGGTGAACGTCGGCGAAATGCCACCCAAAGAGAGCCCGCAGCCCAGCGCGCAGGAAACAGCCGCGTTTGTGACTTGGGTGAACGAGCAACTGCGGCAAGTCGACCTGGCGGCGAAGAAAGCGGGGGGGCGCATTCCGCTGCGGCGACTCAATCGCGATGAATATGCCAACACCGTGCGCGACCTGCTGTTGCTCGACGATAAAATTGTCCGCCCGCTCATCGAAGACCTTCCCAGCGATGGTCAGGCCGAAGGCTTCGACCGCTTAGGCGTAGCCCTCTTCTTCGACCAGACCCAAATCGAACGCAGCCTAGGCGTCGCCGAAAAGATCGTCGCGCGGGCGATCGTGACTGCTCCCCCCAAAGAAAACAGTCTGGTCAACCGGTTCGAGTTCGAACACAAGCGACCACCGCCCGAGATGGTCGAAGTCTTTCCCGCCTTCGCGCACACTATTCCACGCGGAGCCAAGGATCGCTTCGTACATGCCGATCACATCGAGATCATACAGGGCGGCCCAACCTACAAGCGCGAATACGACGGCTGGGGCGCAATTGAGCATTTCGCCATCAGCAAAGTGGTAACGCAGGACGGCTACTATCGGTTTCGCATCAACGCCAAGATGGACAACCGCGGCCGAACCGAGCAGAACAAATTTCGCCTGCTTTACGCGACCGATTCCCCCATCTTTGTCGAGAAGGAAGTGCCGGTCGATCCCTCCGGAGTAACCGAGGTCGTGCTGTTCTTGCGCGGGCCCGTGAATGGCGAAGTGAAGGGACCGCAGGTCTTTCGCTTGCTCTGGAACCATAACGATAAGGCGGTCATTCGCGAGCCGAACTACATGAAGCTGGTGTCGCAATGGACCGGCCTGCGCGGCAAAACCGAACAGGCAGCCGCTCGTCGCGCGCCGCAGAGCGAACTCGATGAACTCAAGCAACAGCGCAGCGAACTCGAACAAAAACTGAATGCCTGGACCGGGCCGGCCAACATCTACAACCCGGAAATGGACATCGACAAACTGCCGCGCCTGCTGCTCGAGTCGATCGAAATCACCGGCCCCGTGCAAAAAGAGTGGCCCCCGGCCAGCCACAAGCAACTGTTCTTTGCGGGGGACGAGCGACAAGATGCCGCGTATGCCCGCGAGATCTTTACTCGCTTTCTGCCTCGGGCTTATCGCCGGCCGGTGACAGCCGCGGAAGTTGAAGCCGTGGTCGACGTGGTCGAAGATGCTCAGTCAACCAGCAAGTTGCCCTTCGCCGCAGCGATGCGCGTGGGCCTGCAGCGCGTCCTCTGCTCGCCCAGTTTCCTGTTCATTCACGAACCGTCGGCTGGCGAAACCACGCGCCGCCCTTTGAACGATTACGAACTGGCCTCGCGGTTGTCTTACTTCGTCTGGAGTTCGATGCCCGACGAGCCGTTATTGGCGTTAGCTGCCCAAGGCAAATTGCGCGAACCAGCAGTGGTTCAGGCTCAATTGCAGCGGCTGCTGGCCGATCCGAAGGCAGAGCAGTTCGTGCGGAACTTCGGCGGCCAATGGCTATCGGTTCGCGAGTATGGATCGGTCCAGCCGGCAGCCGAATATCGAGATTACGACAGCCCGCTCAAGTCGGCCGCCGAGCAGGAACCACTGGCCTTCTTTGCCGAGGTTCTTGCCCACAATCTGCCGATCACCAACTTCATCGACAGCGACTTTCTGGTAATCAACGACCGACTCGCCAGGCACTACGGCATTGACGACGTCGCCGGTTCCGAGTTCCGTCGTGTAGCGATCAAGCCCGAGCATCACCGCGGCGGCGTGCTCGGCATGGCGGGGCTGATGACCTATCTGGCCGATGGCACCCGCACGCTCCCCATGCGGCGCGGTTCGTGGGTGCTGCGCGAGTTGTTCAACGACCCGCCCAACAGCCCACCGCCGAATGCGGGTGAGATTCAACCCAACACCGCCGGCAAGAATTTGACCGTCCGCCAACGGCTCGACTTGCACCGGACCGATGCCGTCTGCGCTTCGTGCCATGCCAAGCTCGATCCTTATGGCCTGGCGCTCGAGAACTACGACGCAATCGGCAAGTGGCGCGAGCGCTTCAACGGCGAAGGCTTTCGCGGGCGCGATGCTCCGCTCTTGGATGTCAGCGGTGAACTGGTCAGTGGAGCCAAATTTACAACACTCGAAGAATACAAGGCAATCTTGCTGCAACAACAAGATCGCTTTGCCCGCGCCTTCACCGTGAAGATGTTGACCTATGCCCTGGGGCGGCCGGTCGGTTATACCGATCACGAAGTGGTTGATTCACTGACGGCCGCGCTCAAACAAGACGACTACCGCATTCATCGGCTGCTGCAAGAGATTGTCCGCAGCGAGCCCTTCCTCACCAAATAA
- a CDS encoding DUF262 domain-containing protein has product MGKKTSHADVEDDIEIPDEDDNLLESAMQDGDPVNFWEQKQREVITSVVDYNLGTLSDLVRLKTIDLSPKYQRRFRWDDKRQSKLIESFF; this is encoded by the coding sequence ATGGGCAAGAAAACTTCACACGCGGATGTTGAGGACGACATCGAGATCCCAGATGAAGATGACAACCTTCTCGAGAGCGCAATGCAAGACGGCGATCCCGTCAATTTTTGGGAGCAAAAGCAGCGAGAGGTAATCACTAGTGTTGTCGACTACAATCTGGGAACACTTTCGGACTTGGTGCGGCTCAAGACAATCGATCTCTCGCCAAAGTATCAACGGCGATTTCGGTGGGACGATAAGCGACAATCAAAATTGATAGAATCATTTTTTTGA